The segment CCATAGGATTACCATTGTAAAAAGATAACTGTCGCTTACTTCTGCCACAATCTCTGCCTTGTAAAGGATGAGGACAGAGATAAAAACAAAAGAATAAATAACTTTCCCTCGTCCAACAAATACTGTAATATTCTTGATGCTATTAGATATTTTGTTTCTAAATGAATCGGGACTTTCGTTATCAGCTTTAAGTGTAATAGCTATAATAGAGAGGATAATTAAAAATCCGATTATAGAAATTGTAGAGTACCAAAGAATATCATTAGTAAATGACTCTTTTATTGATATATAGACAAGCAGTAAAGGAATTGAATTTGTAATTACATTTTTTGGAGATGAATAATAAGGCTCAATAAACAGAATTGAGAAAAATAACATAAAGAGTCCTGAATAAAACCAAATGTTCCTAGTCGAAGTGTCAGGTAAAATAGAGTCAGTAAGCAGGTAATGAATTAATATAAATAATGCTGAACTGGCTAATAGAAGAATGAATCTATTCGTTATATAAAATTTTATTTTATCCATTTATTGTTTGATTCATTAATCAATTCTATTTATATCGTTTTCAGTCGTAGTTTGTTCGGTTTTCCGCATGAAGCACAACTTGTTTATATGCGGAACTTTTGTCCGCTTATCGTTCTTTTTTGACCGGATAAACGGAAGTTTTATACTTTATAACAATTTGTTTTATTAAAGCAAATAGTCTTATTTTTTTTCAGAGTACTATATGCTCGAGTTTTAAATGGCGCTGATTATATTTAAAAAATTAATGTACCAAGTTACTCGCTTTAAGTATGAAAACATACCGTATTAATACCTGTTTTTAATGATGTACATTTAAAGAAATACTGCTATCATTAATAGGTTGTTCATTGCTATAATTGTCTAACGGCATGTTGTTTTTTAATTTTAAAACTTCCTCTAAAGAAACAATAATTGGGTCTTTAAAAATGATCCAGTTTACGTTTTCTGTACAAGGAGGCATTGTTAAAGAACCATTATAAGAATAGAAATTTTTGTTTTCAGGAAACAAGGTTGTTACATCTAAAGATTGGTGTATCTCTTTTGTTTTAGCTGCTTCAATAGGTAAAAAGCTTTCTAAAAACTCAAATAACTGACTTTCTTGTCCTTCTTTTGCCAACACACTTAGTACTGTAAAACTGTTTGTTTGCTTCTCTAACCAACGTTCTATTCTAATTGCCAAGCCCCAAGACCAATTTCAAAGATATTTATTGCGTCTTTTAGAATTCATTTCGTTAAAAATTATTGTCTAAGATTTTAAATGCTTTTACCTAATATTCCGTCGTAAACTAAAGTTAGCCAATACATAGGGATTTTTGATAGGAAATTCAGCCGTAATTAATTATAGTTACTGTTGTGCACCGTTTTAGTATTTAATTATTTTTAATATCTCATAGTTTTAATTTACTTTTTGAGACTTTAAAAAGAGTGCTATGAAAGTTAGTGTAGTGGCAATGAAGTCGCAAAAAACACTTGTAAACATCAAATAGGA is part of the Polaribacter sp. SA4-10 genome and harbors:
- a CDS encoding carbonic anhydrase family protein; protein product: MAIRIERWLEKQTNSFTVLSVLAKEGQESQLFEFLESFLPIEAAKTKEIHQSLDVTTLFPENKNFYSYNGSLTMPPCTENVNWIIFKDPIIVSLEEVLKLKNNMPLDNYSNEQPINDSSISLNVHH